One window of Cryobacterium arcticum genomic DNA carries:
- a CDS encoding DUF4395 domain-containing protein produces the protein MPPSDTPTSPRPGARPGIDPRGPRFGAGITAVVLLVVIFLALVGASGPALALLGLQTAVFAWGAFAGVARHPYGLIYKALLRPRLGPPAALEDPAPPTFAQGVGLLVAVVGVVLGLAGVPVGVPIAAAAAFVAAFLNAVFDYCLGCQLYLLLVRARLLGRGPATTS, from the coding sequence ATGCCCCCGTCCGATACCCCCACCTCCCCGCGGCCCGGTGCGCGACCGGGCATCGACCCGCGCGGCCCCCGGTTCGGCGCGGGAATCACGGCCGTCGTACTGCTTGTGGTGATCTTCCTGGCGCTGGTCGGCGCATCCGGCCCCGCCCTTGCCCTGCTCGGCCTGCAGACGGCCGTCTTCGCCTGGGGTGCCTTCGCCGGCGTGGCCCGGCACCCCTACGGGCTGATTTACAAGGCGCTGCTGCGCCCGCGGCTCGGCCCGCCGGCCGCCCTCGAAGACCCGGCACCGCCCACGTTCGCGCAGGGGGTGGGCCTGCTGGTCGCCGTCGTCGGCGTCGTTCTGGGCCTGGCCGGGGTTCCCGTGGGCGTTCCGATCGCCGCGGCTGCCGCGTTCGTCGCCGCGTTCCTCAACGCCGTGTTCGACTACTGCCTGGGCTGCCAGCTCTACCTCCTGCTGGTGCGCGCCCGTCTCCTTGGGCGGGGCCCGGCGACCACCTCCTGA
- a CDS encoding TlpA family protein disulfide reductase translates to MTPAAALLVLLLLVALSTGLGLLWRHRQGTVSVGGTGAGRSGDVTVTAAELALTPADAPAEFGRDATLLQFSTEFCSRCPGTRVLLAQVAADRPGVTHVDVDLTHRADLARRFNILQTPTTLVLDAAGAVRARVGGVPDRAALHARLDDLVRTG, encoded by the coding sequence ATGACCCCGGCCGCCGCTCTCCTCGTGTTGCTGCTACTGGTCGCGCTGTCGACCGGGTTGGGCCTGCTCTGGCGGCATCGGCAGGGCACCGTGTCGGTGGGCGGCACCGGCGCCGGGCGTTCCGGCGACGTCACCGTCACGGCCGCCGAGCTGGCCCTCACCCCGGCGGATGCCCCGGCGGAGTTCGGCCGGGACGCAACGCTGCTGCAGTTCTCCACCGAGTTCTGCTCCCGCTGCCCGGGCACGAGGGTGCTGCTCGCCCAGGTGGCGGCCGACCGCCCCGGTGTGACGCACGTCGACGTGGACCTGACCCACCGGGCCGACCTGGCCCGGCGGTTCAACATCCTGCAGACGCCCACCACCCTCGTGCTGGATGCGGCCGGCGCCGTGCGTGCCCGAGTGGGCGGGGTGCCCGATCGGGCCGCGCTGCACGCCCGGCTCGACGACCTCGTCCGCACCGGCTGA